Genomic window (Planctomycetota bacterium):
ACGCCTCTGCCGAGGCTGACTTCAACGGCGACGACCGACGCTGGGTCTTCCGCTCGGCCTACTTCTTCGGCACCAGCGACGGCGAGCGGTCGCAGGACGAGGCTTTTGCAAACCTGCGCCGCGACTGGAAGTTGCCCGGCCGGCCGCCGTTTCTGTTCGCCGAGGGTCGCGGGCAGTACGACGACTTCCAGGACTGGCAGGCACGCATCGGCGGGTTCGCGGGCGTCGGCTACGCGTTCGCCGGACCGGACAGCGCGCAGTCAGGCGGTTGGCCGACCATCGAGAACGACCAGCTCACTCTGCTCGGCCGCGTCGGTGCCGGCGGCAGCTACGAGTTCGGCACCATCAACGAGTTCGCCCCCGAAGCCCTCATCGCCGGTGAGGTCGAGTACAAGTTCGACGACGGCAAGTCCTTCCGCATTGTCAACACCATCTTCCCCGACCTTGACGACACCGGCGAGTTCCGCAACACGACCGAAGCCTCGCTCAAGGTCGTCATCGACCACGGCCTCGGCCTCAACCTGAAAGTCGGCGCGTTCAACGAATACCTCAGCGAGACCGAAGGCGACACGTCGCACAACTCGCTGTCGTACTTCCTGAACCTCGTCTACGACTTCTGATCGGCGCCATCGTCGCTGACAAGTCGCATCCAGGACTCGGGCTGGCCGGGGGGTGGCGGAGGTGCAGGCGTTTCGGGTGCGTCGTCGGGACGGTCCAGCTTGTCTCGGACGCTGCGGACTTTCGACTCGATGCCGCCGACGCGGCCGCGGCGGAAGTCGGTTTTGATGACGCACATGATCCGATCGCTGTCGGCCTCAAGCTCCTCGTGGCACTGGCGGATCAGCTCGAAGACCTCGTCGACCTCGCCCTCGATGACGGTGCCGAGCGGGCCGAGCTCGTGGTCGAGGCCGCTGGCTTCGATCAGGCGGACGACGCGAGCGACGTAGGGCGAGACGCTCTGGCCCTGGTCCATTGGCCAGATCGAGACTTCCGCGAGCAGCATGAGCCAACCTAGGCACGGCGGGCGGGATCGACCGAATCGGGATAGGCTCCCTGCGTGAATCGGGATCAGCTCATCGACGCGATCAAACGCACCAGCGTCCTGCACGGCAGCTTCACCCTGCGCAGCGGTCGGACCAGCAGCTACTACGTCGACAAGTACAAGTTTGCGACCAAGCCCGACATCCTGCGCGAGGTCGGCATCCTCATGGCGGCGCAGGCGATCGAGACGGAGGCCGACGTCATCGCCGGGGCGGAGTTGGGCGGCGTGCCGCTGGCGGCCAGTGCATCGCTCGCAGGCGACAAGCCGTACGTCCTCATCCGCAACAGCAAGAAGGACTACGGCACGAGCAAGCAGCTCGAAGGCGACCTCGAAGAAGGCAACCGCGTCCTGCTTGTCGAAGACGTTCTCACCACTGGCGGCCAAGTGCTTGAGGCGGCCAAGGTCCTCAAGGACGCCGGAGCGATTGTCACGCGGATCGTGGCCGTCATCGACCGGCTCGAGGGCGCTCGCGAGAACATCGAGGCGGCCGGGTTCGAGATGAAGAGCCTCGTCACGACCAAGGACCTCGGCGTCAGCGTCGACGCCTCGTCGTGATCAGCAGTGGTCCGGTGCCGGGACGAAGCGGCAAACGCAGTCGTACAACTCGCCGCCGATGGAGCGGGCGATCGATTCGTCCTTGAGCATTGCGAGATTAAGCCGATCGCACGTGAGGTCCGCGTCGAAGTTGCTCTCGACGCCGCGGCCCATGCCTTCGAGCACGACGAGGTCCGCACCGCTCGCCGCATCGTTGAGCTCTTGGCTGACGGCAGACAGGTCGATCAATGGGTCGCCCGTGCCTGTCGAGACGATCTCGACAGGCAAGTCGCGGACGACGCTCGGCAGGCGCGGCCAGAGCTCACGAATCTCCGCAGCTGTCATGTCGTTCAGGCTCGGCTCCTCGTTGGCGGCGAGGACGACGGTGCTGCCTGGCGTGCTGGCGAGCCAGACGAACGGCAGGACGCCCAGCACAAAGTCGCTGCCGGCGTTGTCCGCGAAGAAGACCGTCTTCTTCGGCGGCGTCGCGTTGACCTTGTTGGCGAAGGCGTCGAGGTCGTCGAAGAGCCACGGCCGCGGCTTGAGCTTGCCGCGGGTCTGCAGGAAGTCGGGCGAGCTGTCCTTGAACTGCCCCGCCGTTGCCTTGGCACCCATGTCGAAGATGTTGCCGGCAAAGACGCCCTCGATGGCGAGTCGGACCGGGTCGTCGCTGGCCTCGATCTCCGCAATGACCTGCTCCAAGAGCGGCAGCATCTTGTCGTTCTCGCGTCGCTTCTGGTCGACGAAGGCATCGTCGAAGCCGTGGCGTCGCAGCGCGTCGTCGCGCCAGCGGTCGAGCGTGAAGAGCGTGACGGGGCCGAAGTCGGTCGGCCTGTCGGAAAAGTCGCGCAGCTTTTGCCGAAGGTCACGTGCGACCAGTGATGCTCGGTGCTTCGCGTCGTCCGTGTCACCCTGGGCGGTCACGCCGATGCCGGTGATGGTGTCGATGTGGCTCGTGAAGAAGTCGACCCAGTACTTGCGAACGTCCGCATCGGCCACCAGATCCAACCGGCACGGCACGTACGTCGAGGGGTCGCGTAGCAGGACGAAGGGTTCGGACATCGGCGGCGAGCGTAGCGCGATGTCGCTGGTTCGTGCGCATCTGTAAACTACCGGCGTGCTGATTTGGCCGAAGCTTCGGGTGGTGGGGCCGATTGCGATCGTCACGGTCGCGGTGTCGGTGGGGTTGCCGCTGTGGATGTTCTGGCCGGGCTCGGGTCCATCGCTGGATGAGAGTGCGCAGCGCCTGCGCGACGCTGGGCTGTTCACGGATGCGGCCGAGCTTGCTGAGGCGATTCGACTGCCCGACGACGCCGACAACGCTGCGGCGCCGTTTGTCGCGGCGTTTGAGTTGCTTCCCGTTCGCGACGATCAGACTTTCGCCGGCCTCTTGAGCAGCCTTGAGGAAGCGCCCGCCTGGCGCTCCGGTGAACCGCTAGCGAAGTTGGACGCGGACGAGCTTGTCGCAGCAATCGAGCGAAGTCGTTTGGAGCAATCGGAAGTCGATGGGAACCGACGAGCCGCGCTAGCGGAGCTGGACATCAACGTCCCCAAGATGTTTGTCGAAGGGCCCGTCTCCGTCGACCCCGACGAGCTATCGCCTGCCGAGCAGTGGGCGCTGGTTCGCGTCGGGCTGGCGGAGGTGTCCGACGCGCTGGCGGTTGCTGGAACGGCCGCCGATCAACGATGGCCGGTGATGGCCAGTTTCGGTGTCGATCCGCTCGCAGCGGATTGTTTCGGTGAAGTCCCGACTCCACACCTCAACCACAGCCGTCTGCTCTCAACCTACCTCCAGCACTCCGCGCACTGTGCTGCGGTTGACGGTCGTCTTATCGAGGCCGCGCAAAGCCTGCAGGCTTTGCTGTCGCTGTATGATGCGTTGGCGGCTGCGAACATTTCACTCGTCGAGGGTCTCGTCCATGACCGAATCCGCGTCATGAGCATGAAGGCGCTGTACCGCGTGCTTCGTGACGCTCCGCCAGATGGTTGGGCTGATCCCAAAGCTACCGCTTCAC
Coding sequences:
- a CDS encoding ARMT1-like domain-containing protein encodes the protein MSEPFVLLRDPSTYVPCRLDLVADADVRKYWVDFFTSHIDTITGIGVTAQGDTDDAKHRASLVARDLRQKLRDFSDRPTDFGPVTLFTLDRWRDDALRRHGFDDAFVDQKRRENDKMLPLLEQVIAEIEASDDPVRLAIEGVFAGNIFDMGAKATAGQFKDSSPDFLQTRGKLKPRPWLFDDLDAFANKVNATPPKKTVFFADNAGSDFVLGVLPFVWLASTPGSTVVLAANEEPSLNDMTAAEIRELWPRLPSVVRDLPVEIVSTGTGDPLIDLSAVSQELNDAASGADLVVLEGMGRGVESNFDADLTCDRLNLAMLKDESIARSIGGELYDCVCRFVPAPDHC
- a CDS encoding DUF481 domain-containing protein, with amino-acid sequence MKFWLLTLGCVVVLADGVSAQLPTPATPATPAAPSDELVIELDSGTRLRGVVVNETEERLVFDADGLGEVTIDPATVAKRLPDSAPIRPKPSKADFGPAPGLFGTGILRGFNKSVSLGISGREADTSDLNVNASAEADFNGDDRRWVFRSAYFFGTSDGERSQDEAFANLRRDWKLPGRPPFLFAEGRGQYDDFQDWQARIGGFAGVGYAFAGPDSAQSGGWPTIENDQLTLLGRVGAGGSYEFGTINEFAPEALIAGEVEYKFDDGKSFRIVNTIFPDLDDTGEFRNTTEASLKVVIDHGLGLNLKVGAFNEYLSETEGDTSHNSLSYFLNLVYDF
- a CDS encoding MTH1187 family thiamine-binding protein, whose protein sequence is MLLAEVSIWPMDQGQSVSPYVARVVRLIEASGLDHELGPLGTVIEGEVDEVFELIRQCHEELEADSDRIMCVIKTDFRRGRVGGIESKVRSVRDKLDRPDDAPETPAPPPPPGQPESWMRLVSDDGADQKS
- the pyrE gene encoding orotate phosphoribosyltransferase, which gives rise to MNRDQLIDAIKRTSVLHGSFTLRSGRTSSYYVDKYKFATKPDILREVGILMAAQAIETEADVIAGAELGGVPLAASASLAGDKPYVLIRNSKKDYGTSKQLEGDLEEGNRVLLVEDVLTTGGQVLEAAKVLKDAGAIVTRIVAVIDRLEGARENIEAAGFEMKSLVTTKDLGVSVDASS